One window of the Zea mays cultivar B73 chromosome 3, Zm-B73-REFERENCE-NAM-5.0, whole genome shotgun sequence genome contains the following:
- the LOC103650047 gene encoding uncharacterized protein: protein MASPRRRSLPLRFLIFIPAPLFLVLLFHRSSHSTAPLLHTAGSGSGPSSDPRRFSLLIKLLAYDRPAAFRRCLRSLAAADYDGDRVALHVLLDHRPPNSSLPPLATSHEILDFVDAFPWPHGEKRVHYRASNAGLQAQWIEAWWPGSDDEFAFVVEDDLQVSPLYYKFLKRLVLRYYYDRENYSPYLFGASLQRPRFVAGKHGNKIQLDSETRLFLYQMVGTWGQLLFPKPWKEFRLWYDDHKAKGLKPILQGMKTTGWYKKMGERIWTPWFVKFVHSRGYFNIYTNFLKERALSVSHRDAGVNYEKSVGPDSTLLDGKNLDFNLWELQPLKKLKWYDFCFNEALPGRIVRKNSELGSMLKSLQLKSTVVLVTLYSIEERFARNLICHLDKAGMKNTIFLGDNSEFLDDLAHRGYPVIDGVNFLQSIRLSSLQGSDGFVQETLVISYVIKACLDLGYNLWLLNGNMISLGNKLIEPSDQSVDFFTADEGLMFIRSSLDMKNKWNELAMSRVKAMCTSSDLSVSIKQKSFVHMLTEVMASSAGVRLGKLDEAMRVIELGPNTSNRSILEDKSNVLFWSRSRASDSVQKQLENMDLWLVDSDSSCSSVVCHQKQK, encoded by the exons ATGGCGTCTCCTCGCCGCCGCTCCCTCCCACTCCGCTTCCTCATCTTCATCCCTGCCCCCCTCTTCCTAGTCCTCCTCTTCCACCGCTCCTCTCATTCTACCGCCCCGCTTCTCCACACCGCAGGCTCTGGCTCCGGCCCCAGCTCTGATCCCCGCCGCTTCTCCCTCCTCATCAAGCTCCTCGCCTACGACCGGCCGGCCGCGTTTCGCCGCTGCCTCCGCTCTCTCGCCGCAGCTGACTACGATGGGGACCGCGTCGCGCTCCACGTCCTCCTCGACCACCGCCCGCCCAACTCCTCGTTGCCCCCCCTCGCCACGTCGCACGAGATCCTTGACTTCGTCGATGCGTTCCCGTGGCCGCACGGAGAGAAGCGCGTGCACTACCGCGCCTCCAACGCGGGGCTCCAGGCGCAGTGGATAGAGgcatggtggcctggctccgacgaCGAGTTCGCCTTCGTCGTCGAGGACGACCTCCAGGTCTCGCCGCTCTACTACAAGTTCCTGAAGCGGCTGGTCCTGAGGTACTACTACGACCGCGAGAACTACAGCCCCTACCTGTTCGGCGCGTCGCTCCAGCGCCCTCGGTTCGTCGCAG GTAAACATGGAAACAAGATACAGCTGGATAGCGAGACTCGGCTTTTCTTGTATCAGATGGTAGGCACGTGGGGTCAACTTCTCTTTCCAAAACCATGGAAAGAATTTCGATTATGGTATGATGACCACAAAGCCAAAGGACTCAAACCTATTCTCCAAGGCATG AAAACTACAGGGTGGTATAAGAAGATGGGTGAGAGAATATGGACTCCTTGGTTCGTTAAATTCGTCCACTCACGTGGATACTTCAATATATACACAAACTTCCTGAAGGAAAGGGCCCTGAGCGTCTCCCATAGGGATGCAGGTGTGAACTACGAGAAAAGTGTTGGGCCAGATTCTACTTTGTTGGATGGGAAGAATCTTGATTTCAATTTATGGGAACTGCAGCCTTTAAAGAAGCTAAAGTGGTATGATTTCTGCTTCAATGAAGCTCTTCCAGGGAGAATTGTTAGAAAAAATAGTGAACTCGGTTCTATGCTCAAATCCCTGCAATTAAAAAGTACTGTTGTTCTCGTAACTCTGTACTCAATAGAAGAGAGATTTGCAAGAAACTTGATTTGCCATCTTGACAAGGCAGGCATGAAGAATACTATTTTCCTTGGTGACAATTCAGAGTTTCTGGATGACCTTGCTCATAGAGGATATCCTGTCATTGATGGCGTCAATTTTCTTCAGAGTATCAGATTGAGTAGTTTGCAGGGCTCTGACGGTTTTGTTCAGGAAACATTGGTTATATCTTATGTGATAAAAGCTTGCCTGGACCTGGGATATAATCTATGGCTACTAAATGGAAATATGATTTCACTTGGCAATAAGTTGATCGAGCCATCAGATCAGTCTGTTGACTTCTTTACTGCAGATGAAGGGTTGATGTTTATAAGGAGCTCGCTAGACATGAAAAACAAATGGAATGAACTTGCCATGTCGAGAGTGAAAGCGATGTGTACATCTAGTGATCTGTCTGTTTCCATCAAACAGAAGAGTTTTGTCCATATGCTAACTGAAGTGATGGCGAGCAGTGCTGGTGTTAGGCTGGGAAAGCTGGATGAGGCTATGAGAGTTATTGAGTTAGGGCCTAACACCTCAAACAGATCAATATTAGAAGACAAAAGTAATGTGCTTTTCTGGTCTCGCAGTAGGGCTTCAGATTCAGTTCAAAAGCAACTTGAAAATATGGATTTATGGTTGGTTGACTCAGATTCGTCTTGTAGTTCTGTTGTTTGTCACCAAAAGCAGAAGTAG